In one Janibacter cremeus genomic region, the following are encoded:
- a CDS encoding CGNR zinc finger domain-containing protein gives MAQTPLPPAPGADEHASLALVNSAVTLPGGQRVDELGSPDEATAWLVERSLAPDEAALLTYCQGKLAGLRTDLRAAFTAHVEDRAPDPSVLDRINRALTRVPSAPLLRYDPHDGLHRSPEHPATQVVEHAMAQIAEDAAELLTGDRAPLIALCTAAPCDRFLVRTHGRRQWCSTRCGDRVRAARAYARRQERASSPA, from the coding sequence ATGGCCCAGACCCCTCTCCCGCCCGCTCCCGGGGCCGACGAGCACGCCAGCCTCGCGCTGGTCAACAGTGCGGTCACCCTCCCGGGCGGTCAGCGGGTCGACGAGCTGGGCAGCCCCGACGAGGCGACCGCCTGGCTCGTCGAGCGCTCCCTCGCCCCCGACGAGGCGGCGCTCCTGACCTACTGCCAGGGCAAGCTCGCCGGCCTGCGCACGGACCTGCGGGCCGCCTTCACCGCCCACGTCGAGGACCGCGCCCCGGACCCGAGCGTGCTGGACCGGATCAACCGGGCGCTGACGCGGGTGCCGAGCGCCCCCCTTCTGCGGTACGACCCGCACGACGGTCTGCACCGCTCACCGGAGCACCCGGCGACGCAGGTCGTCGAGCACGCGATGGCGCAGATCGCCGAGGACGCCGCCGAGCTGCTGACCGGTGATCGCGCGCCGCTGATCGCGCTCTGCACCGCCGCCCCCTGCGACCGGTTCCTCGTGCGCACCCACGGTCGTCGGCAGTGGTGCTCCACTCGCTGCGGGGACCGCGTGCGCGCGGCCCGGGCGTACGCGCGCCGTCAGGAGCGGGCGAGCTCACCGGCCTGA
- a CDS encoding isochorismatase family protein: MSAPKRALVVIDVQQEYFDGILQIQAPSPETSLANITTALDVAAEQDLPVVVVQHQAPEGSPVFAEGSHSWSLHPEVEKRLQPSWKRATKDKASVFAGTDVAPWLAEQGVDTITIVGFMTNNCDIGTAVGAEELGLSAEILSDASGAIHLANEAGKVSAEQLHETLLVLLHSNFAAVASTQDWTAAVVAGEALPKSDLGSSAMQGQAAFAG; the protein is encoded by the coding sequence ATGAGCGCACCGAAGCGAGCCCTCGTCGTCATCGACGTCCAGCAGGAGTACTTCGACGGCATCCTGCAGATCCAGGCGCCGTCCCCCGAGACGTCCCTGGCCAACATCACCACCGCCCTCGACGTGGCCGCAGAGCAGGACCTGCCGGTCGTCGTCGTGCAGCACCAGGCGCCGGAGGGGTCTCCCGTCTTCGCGGAGGGCAGCCACAGCTGGTCGCTGCACCCCGAGGTCGAGAAGCGGCTGCAGCCGTCGTGGAAGCGCGCCACCAAGGACAAGGCCAGCGTCTTCGCCGGCACCGACGTCGCGCCGTGGCTGGCCGAGCAGGGCGTCGACACGATCACGATCGTCGGCTTCATGACCAACAACTGCGACATCGGCACCGCGGTGGGCGCGGAGGAGCTCGGCCTCTCGGCGGAGATCCTCTCCGACGCCAGCGGCGCCATCCACCTGGCCAACGAGGCCGGCAAGGTCTCCGCCGAGCAGCTGCACGAGACCCTGCTCGTGCTGCTGCACTCCAACTTCGCCGCCGTCGCGAGCACGCAGGACTGGACCGCGGCCGTCGTCGCGGGTGAGGCCCTGCCCAAGAGCGATCTGGGCTCCTCCGCCATGCAGGGGCAGGCGGCCTTCGCCGGCTGA
- a CDS encoding ABC transporter permease subunit, translating into MTTTIVPPTTTTTTTPTQAAPVRRTTHPIPTARLVLVELRKMFNTRSGFWMLVSIGVLTPIAAGSVVIFAPDSDVTYESFARASGFPMSLILPMLAILAVTNEWSQRSGLTTFTLVPSRGRVIGAKSIATLLVGLVSVALAFAVGALGNVAGSALAGVDTVWDISMVMASQMVLFNLIGMAIGFTLGVLLRNSAAAIVGYFVVSLVLPGVLLLLAQVRSWFEDLQPWVDWNETQVALLEGAMDTGEEWAMLASTTTIWIVVPLVVGLLFMRRSEVK; encoded by the coding sequence ATGACCACCACGATCGTCCCGCCAACCACGACCACCACGACCACCCCCACGCAGGCTGCGCCGGTCCGCCGGACCACCCATCCCATCCCGACCGCCCGCCTCGTCTTGGTCGAGCTGCGCAAGATGTTCAACACCCGCTCAGGATTCTGGATGCTCGTCAGCATCGGCGTCCTGACGCCCATCGCGGCCGGGTCGGTCGTCATCTTCGCTCCGGACAGCGACGTCACCTACGAGAGCTTCGCGAGGGCGAGCGGGTTCCCGATGTCGTTGATCCTGCCGATGCTCGCGATCCTGGCCGTCACGAATGAGTGGAGCCAGCGCAGCGGGCTCACGACGTTCACGCTCGTGCCGAGTCGCGGACGGGTCATCGGCGCCAAGTCGATCGCGACCCTCCTGGTGGGACTGGTCTCCGTGGCCCTCGCCTTCGCCGTGGGCGCCCTCGGCAACGTGGCCGGTTCCGCACTCGCCGGCGTCGACACGGTGTGGGACATCTCCATGGTCATGGCGTCCCAGATGGTGCTCTTCAACCTGATCGGCATGGCCATCGGCTTCACCCTCGGTGTCCTGCTGCGCAACTCCGCGGCCGCGATCGTGGGCTACTTCGTCGTCTCACTGGTCCTGCCGGGCGTCCTGCTCCTCCTGGCCCAGGTGCGCTCGTGGTTCGAGGACCTGCAGCCGTGGGTCGACTGGAACGAGACGCAGGTGGCGCTCCTCGAGGGCGCCATGGACACCGGGGAGGAGTGGGCGATGCTCGCCTCGACCACGACGATCTGGATCGTCGTCCCGCTCGTCGTCGGGTTGCTGTTCATGCGCCGCTCCGAGGTCAAGTAA
- a CDS encoding NAD(P)/FAD-dependent oxidoreductase: MSANSGKHHVVIIGSGFGGLFAAKELGNEDVDVTLISRTSHHLFQPLLYQVATGILSEGDIAPTTRDILGHQRNVRVILGDVQRIDVEARTVHSESLNQHTVTHYDSLIVAAGAGQSYFGNNHFARFAPGMKSIDDALELRGRIFGSFELAETSTDPEQRRRLLTFVVVGAGPTGVEMAGQIAELAQRTLADEFRHIDPGEARVVLLDGAPKVLPTFGDRLSDKARRSLEKQGVEVQLEAMVTDVNQYGIEVKDGDGSHRTIETMTKVWAAGVAGSPLGAMLAEQTDVEVDRAGRVHVEENLTVPGHPEIFVVGDMINLKGYPGVAQLAIQGGRYAAKEILARLAGKEPQAPFRYRDKGSMATISKYSAVASIGRINFTGFLAWLAWLAVHLMAMVGFKNRVSTLLNWIITFVGDSRNERVSTFQQVFARTAMQDLGPSAYPNLADPGPDGDDELEHHAS; encoded by the coding sequence GTGAGCGCTAACTCCGGCAAGCACCATGTCGTCATCATCGGGTCCGGCTTCGGCGGCCTCTTCGCCGCCAAGGAGCTGGGCAACGAGGACGTCGACGTCACCCTGATCTCCAGGACGAGTCACCACCTCTTCCAGCCGCTGCTGTACCAGGTGGCCACGGGCATCCTGTCCGAGGGCGACATCGCCCCGACGACCCGCGACATCCTCGGCCACCAGCGCAATGTGCGCGTCATCCTCGGCGACGTCCAGCGGATCGACGTCGAGGCGAGGACCGTGCACTCGGAGTCGCTGAACCAGCACACGGTCACCCACTACGACAGCCTGATCGTCGCTGCCGGTGCCGGCCAGTCCTACTTCGGCAACAACCACTTCGCCCGGTTCGCGCCGGGGATGAAGAGCATCGACGACGCCCTCGAGCTGCGTGGCCGCATCTTCGGTTCCTTCGAGCTCGCCGAGACCTCGACCGACCCGGAGCAGCGCCGTCGCCTGCTCACCTTCGTCGTCGTCGGTGCGGGGCCGACCGGGGTGGAGATGGCCGGCCAGATCGCCGAGCTGGCCCAGCGCACCCTGGCCGACGAGTTCCGCCACATCGACCCGGGCGAGGCGCGGGTCGTCCTGCTGGACGGCGCGCCGAAGGTCCTGCCCACCTTCGGTGACCGGCTCAGCGACAAGGCCCGCCGCAGCCTGGAGAAGCAGGGCGTCGAGGTCCAGCTCGAGGCGATGGTGACCGACGTCAACCAGTACGGCATCGAGGTCAAGGACGGTGACGGCAGCCACCGCACCATCGAGACGATGACCAAGGTCTGGGCTGCCGGTGTCGCCGGATCCCCCCTGGGCGCGATGCTCGCCGAGCAGACCGACGTCGAGGTCGACCGCGCCGGGCGCGTGCACGTCGAGGAGAACCTGACCGTCCCGGGCCACCCCGAGATCTTCGTCGTCGGCGACATGATCAACCTCAAGGGCTACCCGGGCGTTGCCCAGTTGGCGATCCAGGGCGGTCGCTACGCGGCCAAGGAGATCCTCGCCCGGCTGGCGGGCAAGGAGCCGCAGGCCCCCTTCCGCTACCGGGACAAGGGCTCCATGGCCACGATCTCGAAGTACTCGGCCGTCGCGAGCATCGGCCGGATCAACTTCACCGGCTTCCTCGCCTGGCTCGCGTGGCTGGCCGTGCACCTCATGGCCATGGTGGGCTTCAAGAACCGCGTCTCGACACTGCTGAACTGGATCATCACCTTCGTAGGGGACAGCCGCAACGAGCGGGTCTCGACCTTCCAGCAGGTCTTCGCGCGCACCGCGATGCAGGACCTCGGGCCGAGCGCCTACCCCAACCTCGCGGACCCGGGACCGGACGGCGACGACGAGCTGGAGCACCACGCGTCGTAG
- a CDS encoding DUF4389 domain-containing protein produces the protein MSLSTYPVRVDAHLDPGLNRWLWLVKWVLVLPHYVVLVFLWIAFVACSVAAFFAILFTGRYPRPIFDFNVGVMRWSWRVSYYAYGALGTDRYPPFTLAEVPDYPAHLEVDYPEHLKRGLVLVKWWLLAIPHYLVIAFFAGGGVYLVNEATTSDQSYWNWGSGLIGLLVLFAAVVLLFTGRYPQSIYDLVLGMNRWVLRVAAYAGLMTDQYPPFRLDQGGDDPRGARLAVPPPSQQQ, from the coding sequence ATGAGCCTGTCGACCTATCCGGTGCGTGTGGACGCGCACCTCGATCCAGGACTGAACCGCTGGTTGTGGCTGGTCAAGTGGGTGCTCGTCTTACCGCACTACGTGGTCCTGGTCTTTCTCTGGATCGCCTTCGTGGCGTGCAGCGTGGCAGCCTTTTTCGCGATCCTGTTCACCGGCCGCTATCCGCGCCCGATCTTCGACTTCAATGTCGGAGTGATGCGCTGGAGCTGGCGAGTGAGCTATTACGCCTACGGTGCGCTGGGCACCGATCGGTATCCGCCCTTCACGCTGGCGGAGGTGCCGGACTACCCGGCCCACCTCGAGGTGGACTATCCGGAGCATCTCAAACGTGGTCTGGTGCTGGTGAAGTGGTGGCTGTTGGCAATCCCGCACTACCTCGTCATCGCCTTCTTCGCCGGTGGCGGGGTGTATCTCGTCAATGAGGCGACGACAAGCGACCAGAGTTACTGGAACTGGGGCAGCGGACTCATCGGTCTGTTGGTGCTCTTCGCGGCGGTGGTGCTCCTGTTCACCGGCCGGTATCCCCAGTCGATCTACGACCTCGTGCTCGGCATGAACCGGTGGGTTCTGCGGGTCGCCGCGTACGCGGGCCTCATGACCGACCAGTACCCGCCATTCCGCTTGGATCAGGGCGGTGACGACCCCCGTGGGGCGAGGTTGGCCGTGCCGCCCCCGAGCCAGCAGCAGTAG
- a CDS encoding DUF4389 domain-containing protein translates to MGTYTPHPDRTSSRRSRPVPLVIGILVALAGFPLLLGGLGLGWAMATQRADDGFFSTPPEQLTTETVALSSEVVDFGDPDPDDGWADRDLATVRLSARSADASAVFIGIAPSTDVADYLDGASYDEVSDLRTDPFDYSLTRRGTGGDLSEAPTDQGFWTAQSSGPDTQTLTWDVEPGTYTAVVMNVDGSPGVTVDLSAGGRLDWLAPLAWGLGLLGGALVLGGALLVVYGASAPGPRDARRSALGQPPLAVRSDTPVALVGAKDPQLNRVLWLVKWFLAIPHFVVLALLWLVFLVLTVVAFLAILVTGRYPRGLFDLNVGILRWSWRVQFYATAAIGTDRYPPFTLGHTDYPADLDVAYPERLSRGLVLVKSWLLALPHLIVLSVLAGTWQFGDADGFHVAVGGLVGALTLAAGLLLLFTGRYPAPLFDLLVGLNRWVYRVIAYVALMTDTYPPFRLDQGPAESPAVVGDVD, encoded by the coding sequence ATGGGCACCTACACCCCACATCCAGACCGCACCAGTTCACGCAGGAGCCGCCCGGTCCCCCTCGTCATCGGCATCCTGGTCGCGCTCGCGGGCTTCCCGCTACTGCTCGGCGGCCTCGGCCTCGGCTGGGCGATGGCCACCCAGCGCGCCGACGACGGGTTCTTCAGCACCCCGCCCGAGCAGCTCACCACCGAGACGGTGGCCCTCTCCAGCGAGGTCGTGGACTTCGGCGACCCCGACCCCGACGACGGGTGGGCCGACCGTGACCTCGCCACCGTGCGGCTGAGCGCTCGGTCCGCGGACGCCTCGGCCGTCTTCATCGGGATCGCACCGAGCACCGACGTCGCGGACTATCTGGACGGTGCGTCGTACGACGAGGTCAGCGACCTGCGCACCGACCCGTTCGACTACTCGCTGACCCGCCGTGGCACCGGCGGCGACCTGAGCGAGGCCCCCACGGACCAGGGCTTCTGGACCGCGCAGAGCAGCGGCCCCGACACCCAGACGCTGACCTGGGACGTCGAGCCCGGCACCTACACCGCCGTGGTGATGAACGTCGACGGCTCCCCGGGAGTCACAGTCGACCTGTCCGCGGGCGGACGCCTCGATTGGCTCGCACCCCTGGCGTGGGGTCTCGGCCTGCTCGGCGGCGCCCTGGTCCTCGGCGGCGCACTGCTCGTCGTGTACGGCGCCTCGGCGCCGGGACCGCGGGACGCCCGCCGGTCCGCGCTCGGTCAACCTCCCTTGGCCGTCCGGTCCGACACCCCCGTGGCCCTGGTCGGCGCGAAGGACCCGCAGCTGAACCGTGTGCTCTGGCTCGTCAAGTGGTTCCTGGCGATCCCGCACTTCGTCGTGCTCGCGCTCCTGTGGCTGGTCTTCCTGGTGCTCACCGTGGTGGCGTTCCTCGCCATCCTCGTCACCGGTCGCTACCCGCGCGGCCTCTTCGACCTCAACGTCGGCATCCTGCGGTGGAGCTGGCGGGTGCAGTTCTACGCGACGGCTGCGATCGGCACCGACCGCTACCCGCCGTTCACCCTCGGCCACACCGACTACCCGGCCGACCTCGACGTCGCCTACCCCGAGCGGCTCTCGCGCGGTCTGGTGCTGGTCAAGTCGTGGCTGCTGGCCCTGCCGCACCTGATCGTGCTGTCCGTGCTCGCGGGCACGTGGCAGTTCGGTGACGCGGACGGCTTTCACGTCGCCGTCGGCGGCCTGGTCGGCGCGCTGACGTTGGCGGCCGGGCTGCTGCTGCTCTTCACCGGCCGCTACCCGGCCCCGTTGTTCGACCTGCTGGTCGGCCTGAACCGGTGGGTCTACCGGGTGATCGCGTACGTCGCCCTGATGACCGACACCTACCCGCCGTTCCGGCTGGACCAGGGCCCGGCGGAGAGTCCCGCGGTCGTCGGTGACGTGGACTGA
- a CDS encoding LLM class flavin-dependent oxidoreductase encodes MAPTSPAGTAPFALSVLDNAHTGVGQTAAEAFGEIIALARLAERRGYRRFWMSEHHAMPGASTSSPQLMLARLTGETERIRLGAGGVMLPNHAPLVIAEQFGMLEALAPGRIDLGLGRAPGTDPATAAALRRGADANDGFPDQVDELLGFLSDDFPEGHPYRHVHAAPGPWQAEQNRVARPGIPQAWVLGSSPYSAQLAAHLGRPYAFALQFGDADVDTAMRIYRERFRPSEQLQEPYTLLSVPAVAHDDPGEARRQARSAAMAMLRMFKREPYAVLPPEEVEAYPATAQEEQVLDVYTERFTNGTAADVAAALERLHDRTQVDELMLVVMGHSRRTQARTLELLADHYGLPDA; translated from the coding sequence ATGGCCCCCACCTCGCCCGCCGGCACCGCCCCCTTCGCCCTGTCGGTGCTCGACAACGCCCACACCGGTGTGGGGCAGACCGCCGCCGAGGCATTCGGCGAGATCATCGCGCTCGCCCGGCTTGCCGAGCGGCGCGGATACCGCCGGTTCTGGATGTCCGAGCACCACGCGATGCCCGGTGCGTCGACCTCGTCCCCGCAGCTGATGCTGGCGCGCCTGACCGGCGAGACCGAGCGCATCCGCCTGGGTGCGGGCGGGGTGATGCTGCCCAACCACGCACCCCTCGTCATCGCCGAGCAGTTCGGGATGCTGGAGGCGCTCGCGCCCGGCCGGATCGACCTGGGCCTCGGGCGCGCACCCGGCACCGACCCGGCGACAGCGGCGGCACTGCGTCGCGGAGCGGACGCCAACGACGGGTTCCCGGACCAGGTGGACGAGCTACTCGGCTTCCTGTCCGACGACTTCCCCGAGGGCCACCCGTACCGGCACGTCCACGCCGCGCCCGGTCCGTGGCAGGCCGAGCAGAACCGGGTGGCGCGCCCGGGCATCCCGCAGGCGTGGGTCCTTGGCTCGTCCCCGTACTCGGCGCAGCTCGCGGCCCACCTCGGACGGCCCTACGCCTTCGCGCTGCAGTTCGGCGACGCCGACGTGGACACGGCGATGCGGATCTACCGGGAGCGGTTCCGCCCGTCCGAGCAGCTGCAGGAGCCGTACACCCTGCTCAGCGTCCCGGCCGTCGCCCACGACGACCCGGGAGAGGCCCGCCGCCAGGCGCGCTCGGCGGCGATGGCCATGCTGCGGATGTTCAAGCGGGAGCCCTACGCCGTGCTGCCGCCGGAGGAGGTCGAGGCCTACCCCGCCACCGCGCAAGAGGAGCAGGTCCTCGACGTCTACACCGAGCGCTTCACCAACGGCACCGCCGCCGACGTGGCCGCGGCCCTCGAGCGACTCCACGACCGCACGCAGGTCGACGAGCTGATGCTCGTCGTGATGGGGCACTCGCGCCGGACCCAGGCGCGCACCCTCGAGCTGCTCGCCGACCACTACGGGCTCCCGGACGCCTGA
- a CDS encoding ABC transporter ATP-binding protein — protein sequence MITVEYLTRRYADFTAVDNVSFTARPGRVTGFLGPNGAGKSTTMRVMVGLTVPTSGSATINGVRFADLPNPGLEVGVLLDASAQHAGRTGREILAVAAATMGLPRSRVDEMLELVSLTPTEAKRRLRNYSLGMRQRLGIATALLGDPRVLILDEPANGLDPAGIRWMRDLLTGFAGRGGTVLLSSHLLHEIEVIADDLVVIGNGRIVASGTKEELLAAAGTLARSPSPRDLAHALEQAGIPSTLAGDGSVRTDADPARVGAVALTAGITLTELRSAEGAGLEEMFLSLTADTQREGVLS from the coding sequence ATGATCACCGTTGAGTACCTGACCCGCCGCTACGCCGACTTCACCGCCGTCGACAACGTCTCCTTCACCGCCCGGCCCGGCCGCGTGACCGGTTTCCTCGGCCCGAACGGCGCCGGGAAGTCCACCACGATGCGAGTGATGGTCGGCCTGACCGTCCCGACCTCCGGGTCCGCGACCATCAACGGAGTGCGGTTCGCCGACCTCCCCAACCCCGGCCTCGAGGTGGGCGTCCTGCTGGACGCCTCGGCGCAGCACGCCGGTCGCACCGGCCGCGAGATCCTCGCGGTCGCCGCCGCCACGATGGGCCTGCCCCGCTCTCGCGTCGACGAGATGCTCGAGCTGGTGAGCCTGACGCCCACCGAGGCCAAGCGCCGGCTGCGCAACTACTCGCTCGGCATGCGTCAACGACTCGGTATCGCCACGGCTCTCCTCGGAGACCCGAGGGTGCTGATCCTCGACGAGCCCGCCAACGGGCTCGACCCCGCGGGGATCCGGTGGATGCGCGACCTGCTGACGGGATTCGCCGGCCGGGGCGGCACGGTGCTGCTGTCCTCACACCTGCTCCACGAGATCGAGGTCATCGCCGATGACCTGGTCGTGATCGGCAACGGCAGGATCGTCGCGTCCGGCACCAAGGAGGAGCTCCTCGCCGCGGCAGGGACGCTGGCCCGCTCGCCGTCACCGCGCGACCTCGCGCACGCACTCGAGCAGGCCGGGATCCCCAGCACGCTCGCCGGGGACGGCTCGGTCCGCACGGATGCCGATCCCGCTCGGGTCGGGGCCGTGGCCCTGACCGCCGGCATCACCCTCACCGAGCTCCGGTCCGCCGAGGGCGCGGGACTCGAAGAGATGTTCTTGTCGCTCACTGCCGACACCCAACGCGAAGGAGTTTTGTCATGA
- a CDS encoding sensor histidine kinase, producing the protein MSTPLRSLLEEPRPPAPPVRVWRDWVLLAVVTVSAVCEALLREDLPLPALSVALTLVLAPLVLWRRTHPFAVVAAAFGATLVVDIGLMAADAPALEMYTMVYLLVFPYSLFRWGSGREAVAGLAIILVAATRAIVVDWAGVADAIGGVAVLMSAFALGWAVRSQHGARERRTEQVKSQERVLLARELHDTVAHHVSAIAVQAQAGRALAATSPSSPLKALEVIEMEATRTLAEMRAMVRVLRSEAPVDYAPQPGVADLEQLSGASPAGPRVEVTVSGDLAALPAAIDAAVFRIAQEAVTNALRHARNATLVDVHVAGDQSTVSLVVRDDGDPAPADPAHEVGFGLTGMVERALLLGGACRAGPCPGRGWAVSATLPRQVPA; encoded by the coding sequence GTGAGCACTCCACTGCGGTCGCTGCTGGAGGAACCCAGGCCCCCGGCCCCACCGGTTCGGGTGTGGCGGGACTGGGTGCTGCTCGCGGTCGTGACCGTCTCCGCGGTGTGCGAGGCGCTCCTGCGGGAGGACCTGCCACTGCCGGCGCTGTCGGTGGCGCTGACCCTCGTCCTGGCGCCCTTGGTGCTGTGGCGGCGTACCCACCCGTTCGCGGTGGTCGCGGCCGCCTTCGGCGCGACCCTCGTGGTTGACATCGGGCTGATGGCGGCAGACGCGCCAGCCCTCGAGATGTACACCATGGTCTACCTCCTGGTGTTCCCCTACTCCCTCTTCCGGTGGGGCTCCGGGCGTGAGGCGGTGGCGGGCCTGGCGATCATCCTGGTCGCGGCGACCCGCGCGATCGTCGTCGACTGGGCCGGGGTGGCCGACGCGATCGGCGGGGTCGCTGTGCTGATGTCCGCCTTCGCCCTGGGCTGGGCCGTGCGTTCCCAGCACGGCGCCAGGGAGCGAAGGACCGAGCAGGTGAAGTCGCAGGAGCGGGTCCTGTTGGCGCGCGAGCTGCACGACACGGTGGCCCACCACGTCTCTGCCATCGCCGTCCAGGCACAGGCAGGGCGCGCCCTCGCGGCCACCAGCCCGTCGTCGCCGCTGAAGGCACTGGAGGTGATCGAGATGGAGGCAACGCGCACGCTTGCGGAGATGCGGGCGATGGTCCGTGTGCTGCGCAGCGAGGCACCCGTCGACTACGCCCCGCAACCCGGTGTGGCCGACCTCGAGCAGCTGTCCGGGGCCTCGCCTGCCGGGCCGCGGGTGGAGGTCACGGTCTCCGGTGACCTTGCCGCCCTCCCTGCGGCGATCGACGCCGCCGTGTTCCGGATCGCCCAGGAGGCGGTCACCAACGCACTGCGGCATGCCCGCAACGCCACCCTGGTGGACGTGCACGTCGCCGGTGACCAGTCGACGGTCAGCCTCGTCGTCCGCGACGACGGTGATCCGGCCCCGGCAGACCCCGCCCACGAAGTGGGGTTCGGGCTCACCGGGATGGTGGAACGTGCACTGCTCCTGGGTGGCGCGTGCCGGGCAGGTCCCTGCCCCGGTCGCGGTTGGGCCGTCAGCGCGACACTGCCGCGGCAGGTGCCGGCGTGA
- a CDS encoding NAD(P)-dependent alcohol dehydrogenase: MRAVIQDRYGRPDVLRLGELPEPAPAADEILLRVRAVSLNGSDRENLVGSPAYARWTNGLRRPRDPVPGSDVAGVVAAVGRAVTEYAVGDELFGELAGYRGGLADFVCARPTLLARKPAGLSFVEASTIPQAGGIARRATADVRSGDRVLVNGAGGAGGVFVVALAKHSGAEVTAVDRADKGDFLREIGADRTIDFATEDWADAHDRFDLIVDLVAHRSPLRVHRPLRRGGRYAAVGGPARILLGTAVAGPLVGRATGKRVGVLVVPQSRAELEAVTALVVQGAVTPRIDRVYSLRDAPAAFDRLAAGESRGKLVVDVSEG; encoded by the coding sequence ATGCGAGCTGTCATCCAGGACAGGTACGGCCGACCGGACGTGCTCCGGTTGGGCGAGCTCCCGGAGCCCGCCCCCGCTGCCGACGAGATCCTGCTGCGAGTGCGTGCGGTCTCCTTGAACGGCTCGGACCGGGAGAACCTGGTGGGAAGTCCGGCGTACGCGCGATGGACCAACGGACTGCGCCGACCGCGGGACCCGGTGCCTGGGTCCGACGTCGCGGGCGTCGTTGCCGCGGTCGGCAGGGCGGTCACGGAGTACGCCGTGGGGGACGAGCTGTTCGGCGAGCTGGCCGGATACCGGGGTGGGCTTGCCGACTTCGTCTGCGCACGACCCACGCTGTTGGCCCGGAAGCCCGCGGGGCTCTCGTTCGTGGAGGCCTCGACGATCCCGCAGGCGGGCGGCATCGCGCGCAGGGCGACCGCTGACGTCCGGTCGGGTGATCGGGTTCTGGTCAACGGCGCGGGCGGCGCCGGCGGTGTGTTCGTCGTCGCACTGGCCAAGCACTCCGGGGCGGAGGTGACGGCGGTCGACAGGGCCGACAAGGGTGACTTCCTGCGCGAGATCGGGGCCGACCGAACGATCGACTTCGCCACTGAGGACTGGGCCGACGCGCACGACCGCTTCGACCTGATCGTGGATCTCGTGGCCCATCGCTCGCCGCTCCGCGTGCACCGCCCCCTGCGGCGCGGTGGGAGGTACGCGGCGGTGGGCGGCCCCGCCAGGATCCTGCTGGGCACCGCGGTCGCCGGACCGCTCGTGGGGCGTGCCACCGGGAAGAGAGTCGGCGTGCTGGTCGTCCCCCAGTCGCGGGCCGAGCTCGAGGCGGTGACCGCCCTCGTCGTCCAGGGCGCCGTCACGCCGCGGATCGACCGCGTGTACTCACTCCGCGATGCACCCGCAGCCTTCGACCGACTCGCGGCGGGCGAAAGCCGCGGCAAGCTCGTGGTGGACGTGTCCGAAGGCTGA
- a CDS encoding response regulator, producing MSIRVLVADDQDLVRTGLRLILGTLDGIEVVGEARNGHEVVRLARELRPDVCLMDIRMPVLDGVEATRLLAGPGVEDPVAVVVITTFDLDEYVHGALLAGATGFLLKDAGPELLGEAIRAATRGDSLISPSITRRLLSTFAGTGRAAPPAQPLDALTEREEQVLLTIARGRTNAEIAAELHISLSTVKTHIGSLMAKLGARNRVEVAMWGYETGRVRE from the coding sequence GTGAGCATCCGGGTGCTGGTTGCCGACGACCAGGATCTCGTGCGAACCGGACTGCGGCTGATCCTCGGCACCCTGGACGGCATCGAGGTCGTGGGGGAGGCGCGCAACGGGCACGAGGTGGTGCGGCTGGCTCGCGAGCTGCGCCCCGACGTGTGCCTGATGGACATCCGGATGCCCGTCCTCGACGGGGTCGAGGCGACCCGCCTGCTGGCCGGACCGGGCGTCGAGGACCCGGTCGCAGTCGTCGTGATCACCACCTTCGACCTCGATGAGTACGTGCACGGTGCGCTCCTGGCCGGCGCCACCGGCTTCCTGCTCAAGGACGCCGGACCCGAGCTGCTCGGCGAGGCGATCCGGGCGGCCACCCGAGGTGACTCACTCATCTCGCCCAGCATCACCCGCCGGCTGCTGTCGACCTTCGCGGGCACGGGTCGGGCAGCGCCCCCCGCCCAGCCCCTCGACGCGCTCACCGAGCGCGAGGAGCAGGTGCTGCTCACCATCGCGCGGGGCCGTACCAACGCAGAGATCGCTGCCGAGCTGCACATCAGCCTCAGCACCGTGAAGACCCACATCGGCAGCCTCATGGCCAAGCTCGGCGCCCGGAACCGGGTGGAGGTCGCGATGTGGGGGTACGAGACCGGCCGGGTCCGGGAGTAG